Proteins from a genomic interval of Pseudomonadota bacterium:
- a CDS encoding DUF4276 family protein, with the protein MKIALVVEGKTERVFLPHLKRLLEARLEGRMPRIDPLSYDGRIPTGGKLRRLVEGLLRDGADHVIALTDVYTGSRPPAFEDARDAAAKMREWVGGEPRFHPHAAQYDFEAWLLPYWPSIQHLAGSNKSAPKGSPEQVNHEKPPAHRIKEVFRTGKKRKSYIKPRDAGRILRDNDLSAAVSQCVELKSLVNTILTLCGGESIP; encoded by the coding sequence ATGAAGATCGCCCTGGTCGTCGAAGGAAAGACCGAGCGGGTGTTCCTGCCCCACCTGAAGAGGCTCCTCGAGGCCCGGCTCGAAGGCCGCATGCCCAGGATCGATCCCCTGTCCTACGACGGCCGGATACCCACCGGCGGGAAGCTGCGACGCCTTGTGGAAGGCCTGCTTCGCGACGGGGCCGATCACGTCATCGCGCTGACCGACGTCTACACCGGGAGCCGTCCGCCGGCGTTCGAAGATGCGCGGGACGCCGCCGCCAAGATGAGGGAGTGGGTCGGCGGCGAGCCGAGGTTTCACCCTCACGCGGCCCAGTACGATTTCGAGGCCTGGCTCTTGCCCTATTGGCCGTCGATTCAGCACCTCGCGGGCAGCAACAAATCCGCACCGAAGGGATCTCCGGAGCAGGTGAATCACGAGAAGCCTCCCGCCCATCGAATCAAAGAGGTCTTTCGCACGGGCAAGAAAAGGAAGTCCTATATCAAGCCGCGCGACGCGGGACGGATCCTTCGAGACAATGACCTTTCGGCGGCCGTCTCACAATGCGTCGAGCTGAAGTCCCTCGTGAACACCATCCTGACCTTGTGCGGTGGCGAGAGCATTCCTTGA
- a CDS encoding AAA family ATPase — translation MLKMNRIHIQGFRRLMDVDIEMRPIMVLLGANGVGKSSLLDAFSLLSASAGGKLNGTLNGMGGLASLSTRDRARSISFQLSMSVPNDEPLDYALELSPKETGYSISRETLTQARQGYEQPFKHIDSVDGDIKYYKVDGKGLVRPDWEHSPLETSLFQVPKMFKYPEELRRLMASATKYHVLDVGPRAPVKTPQQMKPAILPGADGEDLVPYLYYLRESDPDRYEAIEDTLKAAFGEFDALGFPPVAAGMLAMTWKDKSFGKPFYAHELSEGTLRFLWLVALLQSPGLSTVTMIDEPEVSLHPEQLSIIAEVMREASARTQLVVATHSDRLVRFLKPEEVVVMDVCEDGSATARWADSMDLDGWLEDYGLDEVWRMGRMGGRS, via the coding sequence ATGTTGAAGATGAACCGCATCCACATCCAGGGGTTCAGGAGACTGATGGATGTCGACATCGAAATGAGGCCCATCATGGTGCTCCTAGGCGCCAACGGGGTGGGGAAGTCCTCGCTGCTGGATGCGTTCTCGCTCCTCTCGGCCTCGGCCGGGGGGAAGTTGAACGGCACGTTGAACGGCATGGGAGGCTTGGCGAGCCTCTCGACCCGGGACAGGGCGCGATCGATCTCTTTCCAGCTGAGCATGAGCGTTCCGAACGACGAGCCGCTCGACTACGCGCTCGAGCTGTCGCCCAAGGAGACCGGGTACTCGATCTCCCGCGAGACGTTGACCCAGGCCAGGCAGGGGTATGAGCAGCCGTTCAAGCACATCGACTCCGTCGACGGCGACATCAAGTACTACAAAGTGGACGGGAAGGGCCTCGTCCGGCCCGACTGGGAGCACAGCCCCCTGGAGACGTCGCTCTTCCAGGTGCCCAAGATGTTCAAATACCCGGAGGAGCTGCGCCGGCTCATGGCTTCGGCGACGAAGTACCACGTGCTGGACGTCGGCCCGCGCGCCCCGGTGAAGACGCCGCAGCAGATGAAGCCGGCGATCCTGCCGGGCGCCGACGGGGAGGATCTGGTCCCGTATCTCTACTACCTCAGGGAGAGCGATCCGGACCGGTACGAGGCGATAGAAGACACCCTCAAGGCCGCGTTCGGGGAGTTCGACGCGCTGGGCTTCCCGCCCGTCGCCGCGGGGATGCTGGCCATGACCTGGAAGGACAAGTCCTTCGGAAAGCCGTTCTACGCGCACGAGCTCTCCGAGGGAACGCTCAGGTTCCTGTGGCTGGTTGCGTTGCTTCAGAGCCCCGGGCTCTCCACCGTGACCATGATCGACGAGCCCGAGGTCAGCCTGCACCCCGAGCAGCTGAGCATCATCGCGGAGGTCATGCGGGAGGCTTCGGCGCGGACGCAGCTGGTGGTGGCCACGCACTCGGACCGGCTGGTCCGTTTCCTGAAGCCGGAAGAGGTCGTCGTGATGGACGTTTGCGAGGACGGCAGCGCGACCGCGAGATGGGCCGACTCCATGGACCTCGACGGGTGGCTCGAAGATTACGGCCTCGACGAGGTCTGGCGGATGGGGAGGATGGGAGGTCGGTCATGA
- a CDS encoding glycosyltransferase family 4 protein, with the protein MRVLLVHQLYQMRGGAMRVLFGIEKSLLDHGDSVAVLTSRTSTDEPGDPRSVHFRVDGFDSTVFDGAALSNRLKWAAYGIYSFPARRAVREAVREFRPDVAIVLKPEYQLTPSVLQELSSCRLPVVQWLVDYRPWCTQGQFYNIKEKTVCTRCAGGLHFHGARFVCDRRLSWSVYGAIARTLTTSLMRVPWTPTIYVVPTEANREFVSATVGIEKTRIRVLPHPLNVSAIRTGRGFGEGPILFYGGIVPPKGVWTLVGALRHLPGEKLFVAGVTVETQLAGFRRQVVEYGLTDRIEIDTQIRWGGRLRELIRSSRLVVNPSEWVDALDYTTLESMALGKPVLVGDSGGNANFVTAGEDGFVFKSGDEQALADAMRSALISPEKLDEMGRAARATVTRRLDGEVFYSGLREVIEEACGRHTPNRSK; encoded by the coding sequence ATGAGAGTGTTGCTCGTCCACCAACTGTATCAGATGCGTGGCGGGGCAATGCGGGTCCTGTTCGGTATCGAGAAATCCCTGCTCGATCACGGCGACAGCGTCGCTGTCCTAACCTCACGAACCTCGACTGATGAACCAGGTGATCCGCGTTCTGTTCATTTCCGGGTGGATGGTTTCGACTCGACCGTTTTCGATGGAGCTGCCCTCTCGAATCGTCTGAAGTGGGCTGCGTATGGAATCTATTCTTTTCCAGCACGCCGTGCGGTTAGAGAAGCTGTGCGGGAGTTCCGTCCCGATGTGGCGATAGTTCTCAAGCCCGAGTACCAGCTCACGCCCTCCGTGCTCCAGGAATTGAGCTCGTGTCGCCTTCCCGTGGTCCAGTGGCTGGTGGACTACCGACCTTGGTGCACGCAAGGGCAATTCTACAATATCAAGGAAAAGACGGTTTGCACTAGATGCGCTGGAGGACTGCACTTCCACGGTGCGCGCTTCGTGTGCGATCGCCGGCTGTCGTGGTCAGTTTATGGTGCTATCGCTCGCACGTTGACCACATCACTGATGCGAGTCCCCTGGACTCCGACAATCTACGTTGTTCCCACCGAAGCGAATCGCGAGTTCGTATCTGCAACAGTGGGTATCGAGAAAACTCGGATTCGTGTTCTTCCCCACCCTTTGAATGTGTCTGCGATTCGTACGGGACGAGGGTTCGGAGAGGGACCGATCCTTTTTTACGGAGGTATCGTTCCCCCGAAAGGGGTCTGGACGCTGGTAGGGGCGCTGCGACACCTTCCCGGCGAAAAACTATTCGTCGCCGGGGTAACCGTGGAAACACAGCTTGCCGGTTTTCGTCGACAAGTAGTCGAGTACGGATTGACTGACAGAATTGAGATCGACACGCAGATCCGGTGGGGCGGCAGGCTGAGAGAGTTGATACGGTCTTCGCGGCTGGTCGTGAACCCTTCCGAGTGGGTGGACGCTCTCGACTATACCACACTGGAGTCGATGGCGCTCGGCAAACCCGTTTTGGTTGGTGATTCGGGAGGAAACGCCAATTTTGTCACCGCAGGGGAAGACGGTTTCGTTTTCAAGTCAGGCGATGAGCAAGCACTGGCAGATGCCATGCGGTCCGCTCTGATCAGCCCAGAAAAGCTGGATGAAATGGGCCGTGCTGCAAGAGCAACGGTCACTCGTCGCCTTGATGGTGAAGTCTTCTATTCTGGGCTTCGCGAAGTGATTGAAGAAGCGTGTGGCCGCCACACGCCCAATCGTAGCAAATGA
- a CDS encoding NAD-dependent epimerase/dehydratase gives MGREQRRWLITGADGFIGRHLRSLLRQYGEEVVCAIEPSTVTGKPHPSPNEKYCEADLRSAGAVESLMAAAQPTHIVNLAAIGISPTSSESTCDFVDLNVRLPGHLHALMNPGCTLVQAGSMSQYQGSEKPISEKDGARTDRTLYAWSKNAADSLLESLDSRIETKRSVRARLFGVMGPGEPGHRLIPSIVGNLVGGGIAELSDGTQVRDVLHVEDVVRALFHLATTPPLHGRAVNIGRGEGRSVRWIAERVGRRLDGLERLGFGALPRRKGEPEVLVADVGMLRSSGWTPRFSFEESVDLTVDALLGGETPG, from the coding sequence ATGGGGCGAGAACAACGACGCTGGTTGATAACGGGCGCCGACGGTTTCATCGGCAGGCATCTGCGATCGCTCCTCCGGCAGTATGGCGAAGAGGTCGTGTGCGCGATCGAGCCATCCACCGTTACTGGCAAGCCACACCCGTCACCAAACGAGAAATACTGCGAGGCCGATCTGAGATCAGCTGGCGCGGTCGAATCGCTGATGGCCGCCGCGCAGCCGACGCACATCGTCAACCTGGCTGCGATTGGAATCAGCCCTACTTCTTCGGAGAGCACTTGTGACTTCGTGGATCTGAACGTGCGGCTTCCCGGTCATCTGCACGCGCTGATGAACCCCGGCTGCACCCTGGTGCAGGCTGGTTCCATGTCGCAATACCAGGGCAGCGAGAAGCCCATCAGCGAGAAAGATGGCGCGCGGACGGATCGGACCTTGTATGCCTGGAGCAAGAACGCCGCTGATTCGTTGCTCGAATCGCTGGACTCGCGGATTGAAACGAAGAGATCGGTGAGAGCCCGCCTTTTCGGCGTGATGGGCCCTGGAGAACCGGGCCACCGACTCATCCCCTCGATCGTGGGCAACTTGGTAGGCGGCGGCATCGCCGAGCTCTCTGACGGAACACAGGTAAGGGACGTTCTTCATGTGGAAGACGTCGTGAGGGCGCTGTTCCATCTCGCAACGACCCCGCCCCTGCACGGTCGCGCCGTCAACATCGGACGTGGAGAAGGACGTTCGGTTCGCTGGATCGCAGAGCGGGTCGGTAGACGTCTGGATGGGTTGGAGCGGCTGGGCTTCGGCGCCTTACCTCGAAGAAAAGGGGAGCCAGAGGTGCTTGTGGCAGATGTCGGGATGCTGCGCTCCAGCGGTTGGACCCCGCGTTTCTCTTTTGAGGAGTCGGTCGATCTGACGGTCGATGCGCTGCTTGGAGGGGAGACACCGGGATGA